The following are from one region of the Zonotrichia albicollis isolate bZonAlb1 chromosome 15, bZonAlb1.hap1, whole genome shotgun sequence genome:
- the ARSI gene encoding arylsulfatase I, producing MAVYALTGFSLVSLLSFGYLSWDWMKPSLVADVATDPMEKSPPPTFTRPPHIIFILTDDQGYHDIGYHGSDIQTPTLDRLAAEGVKLENYYIQPICTPSRSQLITGRYQIHTGLQHSIIRPRQPNCLPLDQVTLPQKLQEAGYSTHMVGKWHLGFYKKECLPTRRGFDTFLGSLTGNVDYYTYDNCDGPDVCGYDLHEGEDVAWDQSGKYSTFLYAQRVSKILASHSPKEPIFIYVAFQAVHTPLQSPKEYIYRYRSMGNVARRKYAAMVTCMDEAVKNITWALKKYGYYDNSVIVFSTDNGGQTFSGGSNWPLRGRKGTYWEGGVRGIGFVHSPLIKRKRRTSWALVHITDWYPTLVSLARGNLSNVQGLDGYDVWPAISEGKESPRTEILHNIDPLYNHAKYGSLEDGFGIWNTAVQASIRAGEWKLLTGDPGYSDWIPPQTLTNFPGSWWNLERLTDGPRKSVWLFNITADPYERYDLSEQRPDVVRSLLLRLVHYNRTAIPVRYPAENPRAHPDFNGGAWGPWATEDEEEEWEGGRESLKGRNKKKKKKCKICKLRSFFRKLNTRLMSNRI from the exons ATGGCCGTCTATGCCCTCACGGGCTTCTCGCTCGTCAGCCTGCTCAGCTTTGGCTATTTGTCCTGGGACTGGATGAAGCCCAGTTTGGTGGCTGATGTGGCCACAGACCCCATGGAGAAATCACCGCCTCCCACCTTCACCAGGCCACCCCACATCATCTTCATTCTGACTGACGACCAGGGCTACCACGATATCGGCTACCATGGCTCAGATATCCAGACACCGACGCTGgacaggctggcagcagagggTGTGAAACTGGAGAACTACTATATCCAGCCCATCTGCACCCCGTCCCGGAGCCAGCTGATAACTGGCAG GTACCAGATCCACACAGGATTGCAGCACTCCATCATCCGCCCTCGGCAGCCCAACTGCCTGCCCCTGGACCAGGTCACCCTCCCGCAGAAGCTGCAGGAAGCCGGCTACTCCACGCACATGGTGGGCAAGTGGCACCTGGGCTTCTACAAGAAAGAGTGCCTGCCCACTCGCCGGGGCTTTGACACCTTCCTGGGCTCCCTGACAGGCAACGTGGATTACTACACCTATGACAACTGCGACGGGCCTGACGTCTGTGGCTACGACCTGCACGAGGGGGAGGACGTGGCGTGGGACCAGAGCGGGAAATATTCCACCTTCCTCTATGCCCAGCGGGTCAGCAAGATCCTGGCATCCCACAGCCCCAAGGAGCCCATCTTCATCTACGTGGCCTTCCAAGCGGTGCACACGCCCCTGCAGTCCCCCAAGGAGTACATCTACCGCTACCGCTCCATGGGCAACGTCGCCCGCCGCAAGTACGCGGCCATGGTCACCTGCATGGACGAGGCGGTCAAGAACATCACCTGGGCCCTCAAGAAGTATGGGTACTATGACAACAGTGTGATCGTGTTCTCCACGGATAACGGTGGGCAGACCTTCTCCGGAGGAAGCAACTGGCCGCTCCGGGGTCGCAAAGGGACGTACTGGGAAGGGGGAGTGCGGGGCATTGGCTTTGTGCACAGTCCCCTGATCAAGCGCAAGCGTAGGACAAGCTGGGCGCTGGTTCACATTACAGACTGGTACCCTACTCTGGtcagcctggccaggggcaACCTGAGCAATGTCCAAGGCTTGGATGGCTACGATGTCTGGCCTGCTATCAGCGAGGGTAAGGAATCGCCACGCACCGAAATCCTGCACAACATTGACCCCTTGTACAACCATGCCAAGTACGGCTCCTTGGAGGACGGCTTTGGCATCTGGAACACGGCTGTGCAAGCTTCCATCCGGGCTGGGGAGTGGAAGCTCCTCACTGGCGACCCAGGATACAGCGACTGGATACCCCCACAGACCCTGACCAACttcccagggagctggtggaacCTGGAGCGTCTCACCGATGGCCCGAGGAAGTCCGTGTGGCTCTTCAACATCACTGCCGACCCCTACGAGCGCTACGACCTCTCAGAGCAGCGGCCAGACGTGGTCAGGAGCCTCCTGCTGAGGCTGGTGCACTACAACCGCACGGCCATCCCGGTGCGCTACCCTGCCGAGAACCCCCGCGCTCACCCCGACTTCAACGGCGGTGCCTGGGGACCTTGGGCcactgaggatgaggaggaggagtgggAAGGAGGCCGGGAGTCCCTGAAAGGCaggaacaagaagaagaagaagaagtgCAAGATCTGCAAGCTGCGCTCCTTTTTCCGCAAGCTGAACACCAGGCTCATGTCCAACCGCATCTGA